A stretch of Castanea sativa cultivar Marrone di Chiusa Pesio chromosome 2, ASM4071231v1 DNA encodes these proteins:
- the LOC142624901 gene encoding uncharacterized protein LOC142624901 — MGKLSKYFGVILVLLVIAVWTIECRKIEKDTFFDGIGGGGGVGGGGGGGVGGGGGVGGGVGVGVGGGAGGGIGGGGGGGAGGGAGGGIGGGGGAGGGAGGGIGGGEGGGVGIGGGSGGGVGGGAGGGIGSGGGAGGGAGGGIGGGSGGGVGIGGGAGGGAGGGIGGGGGAGGGAGGGIGGGSGGGVGIGGGVGGGAGGGIGGGGGAGGGAGGGIGGGTGGGVGGGAGGGFGGGGGAGGGIGGGF, encoded by the coding sequence atgggGAAGCTTTCTAAGTACTTTGGTGTGATTTTGGTATTGTTAGTGATAGCTGTATGGACAATAGAAtgtaggaaaattgaaaaagatacATTTTTTGATGGCATAGGAGGTGGAGGAGGCGTTGGGGGTGGTGGAGGAGGGGGAGttggaggaggtggtggtgttGGGGGAGGAGTTGGAGTTGGTGTTGGTGGGGGTGCAGGCGGTGGCATTGGAGGTGGAGGTGGGGGTGGTGCAGGTGGGGGTGCAGGCGGTGGCAttggaggtggaggtggtgcTGGTGGGGGTGCAGGTGGAGGCATTGGAGGTGGAGAAGGTGGTGGTGTAGGAATTGGAGGTGGGTCTGGTGGTGGAGTTGGTGGGGGTGCAGGTGGTGGCATTGGAAGTGGAGGTGGTGCTGGCGGGGGTGCAGGTGGAGGCATTGGAGGTGGGTCTGGTGGTGGTGTAGGAATTGGAGGTGGAGCTGGTGGGGGTGCAGGTGGTGGCATCGGAGGTGGAGGTGGTGCTGGCGGGGGTGCAGGTGGAGGCATTGGAGGTGGGTCTGGTGGTGGTGTAGGAATTGGAGGAGGAGTTGGTGGGGGTGCAGGTGGTGGCAttggaggtggaggtggtgcTGGCGGGGGTGCTGGTGGAGGCATTGGAGGTGGGActggtggtggtgttggtggGGGTGCAGGTGGTGGctttggaggtggtggtggtgctggAGGGGGTATTGGTGGTGGATTTTAA